In Cyprinus carpio isolate SPL01 chromosome A1, ASM1834038v1, whole genome shotgun sequence, the following proteins share a genomic window:
- the LOC109065471 gene encoding uncharacterized protein LOC109065471, protein MEEETAKSDVRNGLRNDIPLLQSMLAKLSLQHKHPISHQDKKVCKSVFYSEERLTNEEDRKDSTVRSYGDEEQPTRSSETEDGNEVVEEVKDALTNQERKNFLPVSLSTEIQASELSQQPSKNEFLEDKKNKETSTEEQVAEAALLPNNLSQETSAHTSYLSVSSDKVDYAQAGFKLEPLDEACGSPSNPVSMDTSRVLTHQTAVNLTSKTTRSASDPVKHTPKEKRPLSAPSISNQWEYEDIANAMSTKSFNKAAKILAQEDSGMSTGGAEHDNPLNKTQKKGVKNKMKTLTQKLMEKLKDKHYCEHTSSKSTQDSVEEEGQNLNVMEMEAKAPEIPPPLPPKKGKYVFLDRRFTLKDFKLDLEPINLMEEIFSGSEWLSYLPSKESPSEKDTSDQSMTNDVLQPEKGIQLNVPLPTPEQDQSEDIKDNQDSVSDPQEDNVAKANSDLDVKHLEQDPNIFAIPKALLTSNAIKQRAGIDCEPNKSEDICDRMDMYIIPRNDFPLMKRKASDAPLDFSAVKSFEFLDNSALKSRIRLSKKRHHRPPKKHKKVKTEMLSAIFYKIPPVILNESCQRISTTS, encoded by the exons ATGGAGGAAGAAACAGCAAAG AGCGATGTGAGAAATGGTCTGCGGAATGATATTCCACTACTGCAGTCTATGCTGGCGAAACTTAGTCTACAACACAAACATCCCATTTCACACCaagataaaaaagtttgtaaaagtGTGTTTTACAGTGAAGAACGTTTAACAAATGAAGAAGACAGGAAAGATAGCACAGTCAGATCTTATGGTGATGAGGAGCAACCAACTAGGAGTTCTGAAACAGAAGATGGAAATGAAGTTGTTGAAGAGGTCAAAGATGCCCTTACTAATCAGGAGAGGAAGAACTTTCTCCCTGTGTCTTTGTCCACAGAAATACAAGCTTCAGAATTAAGTCAGCAGCCAAGTAAAAATGAGTTTCTGGAGGACAAAAAGAACAAAGAGACTAGCACTGAAGAGCAAGTGGCTGAAGCTGCATTATTGCCTAACAATCTATCTCAAGAAACATCTGCACATACATCTTACCTCTCTGTGTCCTCAGATAAAGTAGACTATGCACAGGCAGGGTTTAAGCTTGAACCATTAGATGAAGCTTGTGGTAGTCCTTCAAATCCAGTCAGTATGGACACCAGCAGGGTTCTAACCCATCAAACTGCTGTCAACCTTACAAGCAAGACAACAAGGTCTGCTTCAGATCCAGTAAAACACACGCCTAAGGAAAAGAGACCCCTGTCAGCTCCAAGTATTTCAAACCAATGGGAATATGAAGATATTGCAAATGCAATGTCAACAAAAAGCTTCAACAAAGCTGCTAAGATTTTGGCACAGGAGGATTCAGGCATGAGCACCGGGGGTGCAGAACATGACAACCCGCTCAACAAAACTCAAAAGAAAGgagtgaaaaacaaaatgaagactcttaCTCAGAAACTGATGGAAAAGCTTAAAGATAAACATTATTGTGAGCACACCAGCAGCAAGAGCACCCAAGACAGTGTGGAGGAAGAAGGACAAAAT CTGAATGTCATGGAGATGGAAGCCAAGGCTCCAGAGATTCCACCACCACTTCCACCGAAAAAGGGGAAATATGTTTTCTTAGACAG AAGATTTACCTTAAAAGACTTCAAACTCGATCTTGAACCGATCAACTTAATGGAGGAAATATTCTCTGGGAGCGAATGGCTCAGTTACCTGCCCAGCAAAGAAAGTCCATCTGAGAAAGACACTAGTGATCAGTCAATGACAAACGATGTTCTCCAACCAGAAAAGGGTATTCAGCTCAACGTTCCTCTTCCAACACCAGAGCAGGACCAGTCAGAGGACATAAAGGACAATCAAGACAGTGTTAGCGATCCTCAAGAGGACAATGTAGCAAAAGCGAACAGTGACTTGGATGTAAAACATCTGGAACAGGATCCAAACATATTTGCCATACCTAAGGCACTGCTAACaagtaatgcaataaaacaaaggGCTGGGATAGACTGTGAGCCAAACAAATCAGAAGACATCTGTGATCGTATGGACATGTATATTATTCCCAGAAATGACTTTCCATTAATGAAAAGAAAGGCATCAGATGCTCCACTGGACTTTTCAGCAGTCAAG tcaTTTGAATTTCTAGACAACTCTGCCCTCAAGAGTCGAATTCGTCTTAGCAAAAAGAGACACCACCGACCAcccaaaaagcacaaaaaag taaaaacagaaatgttgagTGCCATATTCTACAAGATTCCCCCTGTGATACTGAATGAATCCTGTCAGCGCATCTCAACCACGTCATAG
- the LOC109065473 gene encoding lectin-like, producing the protein MFKSGSISVLLMTLLIGSGHFLTMERGFVAARTNVTVHCPMPKPCNVYGFTDWYKVGSDCVKYFMTPLNFTEAEFRCRTTAPDAHLVSVHSKKHNDYLLCIVEKFNPKNLRIWLGGFEFLKSGNFFWLDGSFWNFQIWTRGEPNNMYTSSEECVEMNWKEIGRWNDDSCYVKKNYICAFKQNASLKPGSEKMK; encoded by the exons ATG TTCAAATCAGGATCTATTAGCGTTCTGTTGATGACTCTCCTTATTGGGAGTGGACACTTCTTAACAATGGAAAGAG GGTTTGTTGCTGCCCGTACAAATGTCACTGTGCATTGTCCTATGCCTAAACCGTGTAATGTGTATGGCTTCACTGATTGGTACAAAGTGGGCAGTGACTGTGTCAAATACTTCATGACGCCTCTCAACTTCACCGAAGCCGAG TTCAGGTGTAGGACCACAGCCCCTGATGCACACCTGGTGTCCGTGCATAGTAAAAAGCATAATGATTACTTGCTCTGCATTGTGGAAAAATTCAACCCAAAGAACTTGCGCATCTGGCTCGGAGGCTTTGaatttttgaag TCTGGTAATTTTTTTTGGCTTGATGGATCCTTCTGGAATTTTCAAATTTGGACACGTGGTGAGCCCAACAACATGTACACTAGCTCGGAGGAATGCGTTGAGATGAACTGGAAAG AGATTGGCAGATGGAATGACGATTCTTGTTATGTCAAGAAAAACTACATATGTGCCTTCAAACAAAATGCCAGCTTGAAACCAGGCTCTGAGAAGATGAAGTAG
- the LOC109065456 gene encoding galactose-specific lectin nattectin-like, whose translation MESFSFLLITLLFRSGSFLTMERDEAAGHTSLSSGCDLPKACPMTGYKDWYRVGSRCVKYFSNPLNFTAAEFSCRSKAPGGHLVSVHNSKANGDVLCIVVKFNPSNLRIWIGGFELFQSGKFIWTDGSSWNYQIWTPGEPNHVFSYREDCVEMNWSHVGKWNDDPCYAKKNYMCAFKVMTALIQA comes from the exons ATGGAGTCTTTTAGCTTTTTATTGATTACTCTCCTGTTCAGAAGTGGTAGCTTCTTAACAATGGAGAGAG ATGAAGCTGCTGGACATACAAGTCTATCATCAGGCTGTGATTTGCCTAAAGCATGTCCAATGACTGGCTATAAGGACTGGTACAGAGTGGGGTCACGGTGTGTCAAATATTTCAGCAACCCTCTCAACTTCACTGCAGCTGAG TTTAGCTGCAGAAGCAAAGCCCCTGGTGGACACCTGGTCTCAGTGCATAACTCAAAAGCTAATGGTGATGTGCTCTGCATCGTGGTCAAGTTTAACCCAAGCAACCTGCGCATCTGGATCGGAGGCTTTGAGCTTTTTCAG TCTGGGAAATTTATCTGGACTGATGGTTCCTCCTGGAACTATCAAATTTGGACACCTGGTGAGCCCAACCACGTCTTCAGCTACAGAGAAGACTGTGTGGAAATGAACTGGAGTC ATGTTGGCAAGTGGAATGACGATCCATGTTATGCGAAAAAAAACTACATGTGTGCCTTCAAAGTGATGACAGCTTTGATTCAGGCTTAG
- the LOC109065472 gene encoding LOW QUALITY PROTEIN: P2X purinoceptor 3-like (The sequence of the model RefSeq protein was modified relative to this genomic sequence to represent the inferred CDS: substituted 1 base at 1 genomic stop codon) has translation MQQCSGKMSNFITDFFTYETTKSVVVKSWTIGIINRVVQLLIITYFIGWVFLYEKAYQVRDTAIESSVMTKVKGFGEYNNRIMDVADYVTPTQGASVFCIITKLITTENQVPGYCPESELKFKCENDSTCKKLMSKPSSNGLLXGLCVNFNVTHKTCEIKGWCPAEIDEIQPDPMMEVENFTIFIKNSIRFPRFNFTKGNFLPNINSSYIKQCKFDFESNMYCPIFKVGDVIRFAQQDFTTLAKKGGVIGIKIAWVCDLDKAHDECKPAYSFTRLDAMSEKTTVSPGYNFRYAKYFKTENGTEYRTLLKAYAIRFDVLVNGDAGRFDMIPTLINMVAAFTSVGVGTVLCDIILLNFLKGADQYKAKKFEEVSDSHIKSNNSLYRTRDHSQHSIKTDENFSKDSGAFSIDRYS, from the exons ATGCAGCAGTGTTCTGGAAAAATGTCGAACTTTATAACAGATTTCTTTACCTATGAGACGACCAAGTCCGTGGTGGTAAAGAGCTGGACTATTGGGATCATAAACCGTGTCGTCCAACTCCTCATCATCACATACTTCATTGG CTGGGTGTTTTTGTATGAGAAAGCATATCAAGTGAGAGACACAGCTATCGAGTCATCAGTCATGACTAAAGTGAAAGGGTTTGGAGAGTATAACAACCGGATCATGGATGTAGCTGATTATGTCACACCTACTCAA gGGGCATCGGTGTTCTGCATCATCACTAAGCTCATCACAACAGAAAATCAAGTTCCAGGATACTGTCCAGAG AGTGAGTTGAAATTCAAATGTGAGAATGATAGTACTTGCAAGAAGCTGATGTCAAAACCATCTAGCAATG gtTTGCTTTAAGGGTTATGTGTGAACTTCAATGTTACCCACAAAACCTGTGAGATTAAAGGATGGTGTCCTGCAGAGATTGATGAAATTCAGCC AGACCCCATGATGGAGGTAGAGAACTTTACCATCTTCATCAAGAACAGCATTCGCTTCCCACGTTTTAACTTCACAAA GGGAAATTTCTTGCCCAACATCAATAGTTCCTACATAAAGCAGTGTAAATTTGACTTTGAGAGTAACATGTATTGTCCGATATTCAAAGTGGGAGATGTGATCCGATTCGCACAACAGGACTTTACTACTCTTGCTAAAAAA ggggGAGTGATAGGAATAAAAATAGCATGGGTGTGTGATTTAGACAAGGCACATGATGAGTGCAAGCCAGCCTACTCCTTCACTCGCCTGGACGCCATGTCAGAGAAGACCACTGTGTCTCCAGGATACAACTTCAG GTACGCAAAGTATTTTAAAACGGAGAACGGAACCGAGTATCGCACTCTGCTGAAAGCCTACGCCATCAGATTTGATGTGCTGGTTAATGGAGAC GCGGGAAGATTTGACATGATCCCAACTCTGATCAACATGGTTGCTGCCTTCACCTCTGTTGGTGTG GGTACAGTGCTTTGTGACATCATTCTGTTGAACTTCTTGAAAGGAGCTGACCAATACAAGGCCAAGAAATTTGAAGAG GTATCAGATTCACATATTAAGAGCAATAATTCATTGTACAGGACCAGAGACCACAGCCAGCATTCAATCAAAACTGATGAGAATTTCTCCAAAGACTCCGGAGCATTTTCCATTGATCGTTATAGTTAA